From Phycodurus eques isolate BA_2022a chromosome 1, UOR_Pequ_1.1, whole genome shotgun sequence, one genomic window encodes:
- the lhfpl5b gene encoding LHFPL tetraspan subfamily member 5b, producing the protein MDLLPAQEASRIYHTNYVRNSRAIGVLWAVFTVCLVIIAVVVFIQPFWIGDSVDTPQAGYFGLFHYCIGNALNSELTCKGSLLDFGSIPSPAFRAAMFFVATSMLLVVGTTVCFSLFFFCNAGSVYKICAWMQLASAILMVMGCMIYPDGWDAPEVKKMCGQGTDKYSLGNCTVRWAYILAIISILDALLLAFLSFTLGNRQDKLLPEDFELEGAGRHAFLMVHSFPVLTCQMVDQNFLEAVRKSFSRTSLNHQSFILLGLLKTLDEQAKKAQ; encoded by the exons ATGGACCTGCTCCCGGCCCAGGAGGCGTCGCGCATCTACCACACCAACTATGTGAGGAATTCCCGGGCCATTGGCGTCCTCTGGGCCGTGTTCACCGTGTGTCTGGTCATCATCGCGGTGGTGGTGTTCATCCAACCCTTCTGGATCGGCGACAGCGTCGACACACCGCAGGCGGGCTACTTCGGCCTCTTCCACTACTGCATCGGCAACGCGCTCAACTCGGAGCTCACCTGCAAGGGCAGCTTGCTGGATTTTGGCTCCATCCCATCACCGGCCTTCCGCGCCGCCATGTTCTTCGTGGCCACGTCCATGCTGCTGGTGGTGGGCACCACGGTCTGCTTcagcctcttcttcttctgcaacGCCGGCAGCGTCTACAAGATTTGCGCCTGGATGCAGCTGGCCTCTG CCATTTTGATGGTGATGGGCTGCATGATTTATCCCGACGGCTGGGACGCCCCCGAGGTGAAGAAGATGTGCGGCCAGGGGACGGACAAGTACAGCTTGGGGAACTGCACGGTGCGCTGGGCTTACATCTTGGCCATCATCAGCATCCTGGACGCGCTCCTGCTGGCATTTCTCTCCTTTACGTTGGGCAACCGGCAGGACAAACTGCTGCCGGAAGACTTTGAGCTGGAGGGCGCAGGTAGGCACGCAT ttTTAATGGTGCACTCCTTCCCCGTCCTGACgtgccagatggtggaccaaaatttccttGAAGCTGTCCGAAAGTCGTTCTCCAGGACCTCACTGAACCACCAAAGCTTCATTCTGCTTGGCctgctg AAAACCCTTGATgaacaggccaaaaaggctcaATAG